One Stratiformator vulcanicus genomic window, CGAACGACCGTCAGCCGGCTGGCCCCAAGCGATTAAACTGCGGCTTCATCTGAGTGGTCTGGAATCTTTGACGATTGGTAACGGTAAACAGACTTTGCGCGTCTCAGTCCAGAGCTACGGCAAACACCGTCAGATCATCAATCTGCTTGAAAACGGCGAGGAGATCGCCGTCGACAAAAAGAGCCCTTACTGGTTAAAGGTCGGCTCGTTAACAGCGAAGTCGAAGACTTCCGACGACCCCGCCCAGGCCGCCGGGTTCGAAGTTACACTGCCGGACAAGATGACTTCTCAAGATCCAAAGTCGCTCGAAATTCGCTGGATCGATTTCTACCGAAATTGAACCTTAGCGAGATGATCGAGATCGGTTTCTCAAGCGAACGAACTGCCAATGTCATTTAATCACGGAGTCATCTCTATCTGAGTGAGTGTCTCGCTTAAGAACTCGCAACCTGTTCGGCGACGGGGTAACGGTATTGGGCGGCCAATTCCGAACTTTCAGGCAGGTCTTCCGGTTCGACATAGTAGACGGTTCCACCGTACTGCAGCACGCGGTTAACGATGTCTTCGATTGCGTTGCGATGTTCGCCGCGGCTCGATGATGTCCCCGCCTCGCCCGCTTCCCCCGTCCGGATCAGAACACGATTGGAATCATCCGCCTGACCGGAAATCCAAGCTTTCTTCGACACGTAGAGCGTCTCGACGGCACCGTCCAGACTTGAAGCGAAGACCTTGTCGGGGTCGGTCTCACCCAGGTCGGTTGTGACGGCCTTCGACAACCGCTCCAGTTTTTCGTCCAAGCCGGTACGATATTGCTGATGGACCAGTGGCCAAGCTTTCTCGAATAGATCTTGGGCCGAAAGGTCGTCCGGATTGCCAGCAACGGGTTCATCCAGCAGCGCCGAGTAGCGGGTCGCCTCTTTGAAGATCGGATAGAGATACTCCACGCCTGCAAAGACGAGTGGTGCCTCTCCGGTGCCAAGGGCTTCGGCAAGCGCATCGTCAATTCTGCGAAAGTACGAGGTCAATTCGGTGGCCTTGCGGCGATCGAGGTCGCTGCCGCCCTGGCCGTGATAAATCGCGTCGCCGCCCGACGAGTCTGCCCCGACGGAGTGGAACTGCAGATGCTCTTTATACTCGTCGATCCTCAACGCTTCGACGAGGTTCTCGGGCATCGCGGCGTGCTCGATTTCGGTGAGTCCGAACCGACTTCCTTCGAACAGTCGGACTCGGTTGGGGCTGACTGCGAGAACGAAATACCGACCGTCGCCTTGGACGACCTGCACCAGCGGGGCAACGTCGGGCCGGTGATCGACAACGCAGCGTGACTCGAATTCGACAGGCATCCGATACGTGGCGAACAAATCAGCTTCGCCGCTTTTCACCCCGACGAAAGCGACGAGCCCGTCACCCTGATGCTCCCAGAAATTCTCGTCATCCTGCAGCTCAACGAGCGGCCGAAGGGTCGTTTTTTGCACAGACTCGTCGGCGTTGAATTCCTCCAACTGCCCCTGTGCTTCGTTAAGCAAGTTTTTGAAGCGGATTCGATCTTCTCTGAGTTCCGGCCCGCCGGTGCGGTGGGTCGGCATCGTGATTGTCAGGACGACGTCTCCCCGGTAGGCGAGCAGTTTGTCGAGTTCTTTCCGAGTAAAGCGATCCACGGTGAGCGTTTCCTTCAAAATCCGGACCTCGGTCAGACTGATGTCAAATCACTGAGCTAAGGCGGGACGGGGGGCGGCAAGGGATTGAGGCAGACCTCATCTGCCTCCTTAACGCCGCAATTGGCATTCCGACATGGGTTGGAACTGCGAATGCAGGCCAAGCAGGCGTCAGTTTTTGGCCCTGATGCGTGCCGAGAAGTCAGCTTGGTCGCATGGCGACCAACTGCTTGGTCGGTGATCGCTTGCGATTCAGTCGGCGGAGCGTCACAACAAAGAGACTTTGCAGCCGCACATTTTCGATCTCCTGTCGCTTTGAGAACGGTATGAACTACGCACTTCGCTCGCTCGCCTCAGCTCTGTTCGCAACATCGGTCGCCCTTTTTCTGGCAGTGACGGCCTCAGGCGAAGAGTCATTCGTCGAATATCAATACGACTGGAACAACACTGCCGGCTCAGTGACTGACATGTCGCACTATCTGGATGCCCCGGCGGGGAAGAACGGTTTCATTCGGGTCGATGGTGACGATCTCGCTACTCCGGACGGCTCCCGATTTCGCATTTGGGGCATGAATGTCGGCGGGAATGAGTGCTTCCCGTCGCATGAAGACGCCGCGGGATTTGCAGGCGACCTCGCGCGGATGGGTGTCAACGTCGTACGGTTTCATCACCTCGATTCGAAGCGTGAGAAAAGCACGATTGATTACTCAAAGGGAGACTCCCGGCATCTCGACTTGAACGACCTCGACAAGCTCGACTTTTACATCGCCGAACTGAAGAAGCGCGGCGTCTATACGAATCTCAATTTAAATGTCTCTCGACGATTTATGCCAGGAGATGACGTTCCCGGGTGGAATGAAATCGGAATCGCCAAAGGGGCGACTTTATACGATGACCGGCTGATCGAACTGCAGATGGAATATGCCCGCAACCTGCTGACGCACGAGAATCCTTACACTGGAATGCGATACTGTGACGACCCTGCGGTCGCGGTTGTGGAACTGGTTAACGAAAATTCGATGTTCGAGTCGTGGTGGCAGGGACGACTCTCCGGCAGCTCGGACCGCGCCGGTTTCATGGGCGATACGTGGGCGCCGCTGCCCAAAGCTATGACGGACGTTCTCGACAACAAATATAACAAATGGCTGAAGGACAATTTAAAACAGGAACAGCTCGCCGAATTGCAAATCGAAGTTGACGCCGCCCTCGACGGGCGCATTCCGCGATTGGAACCGTCCGAGTTCGCTGCCGCCTCCAAATTAAGATTTCACTCCGAATTGAAATTCCTAATGGAGTTGGAAGCCGAATACTTTGAGCGGATGAGAAAATTGCTGCGAGACGAAATCGGATTGAAATGCCTGATCGTCGGTTCGGCCGATCACAATGACTGGATCAGCCCGTTCCCCATCGTAAAAAACCTTTTAATGTTCGATATTGTCGACGGTCACGGATATTGGCATCACCCGCAACTGGGAACACCGACGTGGTTCGGTATGCACTACCCGATGGTCAATGACCCGCTCGATTCGTCGTTCGTCCAGTTTTCGAGAACGCCAGTGCATGGCAAGCCGTTCGTCAGTTCGGAAACCAACGAGCCCTTTCCGCACCGCTTCACCGCGGAGAACTTTCCGATCGTCGCGGCCTACGGACTCTTGAATGATTGGGACGGAATTTATTGGTTCGCGTGGGGCGACGGTCGTGAAGCGAAACCGGAGGAGGGGCTTCCGACGAATCGCTGGTTCGACGTGGCCAACGATCCGGTGAAAATGACCAATCTCGCCGCCCTCGCTCCGATGTGGTATCGCGGCGACGTTAGAGAGGCGGAAACCGAAATCGTCCGCGAAATGACCGACGAAGTTATGCTGGAAAGCGCCCGGCTCGATCGCAAAAATTTCCGACCGTTCTTCACTCCCGACTTCGCCCTTTCGACACCGTTGCGACACCGCGTCAGTTGGAAGGTCGGCGACAAAACTGCGACCGAGTTTCCCGCGGCGATTCCCGTCCTCGATCACATCCCTTCCGACACCGGAGAATTGAACTGGGATAATGTCGACAAACGAGCCGGTATCGTTTCGATTAACACGCCAAAGACGCAGGGGTTGGTCGGCTTTGTGAAAGGGTCCGGCATTGACACGCCCGTTCTTAAGCACGAACTCGAAACCCCGTTTTGCTCCTTAATTCTAACGTCACTTGATGGAAAAAGACTTTCGAAGAGCAGCCGCATCTTATTGGCGGCCTGTGACTGGGCGACAAACACTGATTTCGAATGGAGCGTCGATAAAAACGTCGTCAAGAACTGGGGCAAAGGTCCGACTGTGATCACACCTGTGAAAGGGCGTATCTATCTTGCCGATGGATTTGCCGGTGTCAGCGAAAATGCGATTCAAGTGACGCCATTGACACCGGAGGGGCGAGAAGGCGGAACGACCCTGAAAGTAACATTAAAAGACCCACAGTCGCCAAGTTCGGCCAAACGCCGCGAAGGGCTGCCGTCATTCGAGATCGGTGATCCGGCTACGACTTGGTATTTGATTGAAGTCAAGCGGCCCGAGTGAACTGACTTCGGAGCGGCTCTCGCATCGGGCTTAGGCAATTAATGAAAACGAGGGATTTTCTTGGCGGAAACCGATCAGAATTTGACGTCCGATGCGACCGCTCCCGATCCGGAGCTGCGGGTCCAAACGATTTGCCTGCTCGTCATGACCGCGGCCCTCGTCGGCGGATTGGTTTATCTGCTTCGGCCGGTGCTTCTACCGTTGGTTGTCGCGGTCTTTGTCGTCAGCGGCGTGACACCGGTTCTGAAATTTATTGAAAAGACGTTGGGCGCGGGCCGGTGGACGGCGGTCGTTATTACGGTGCTCGGCGGATTGGTCGGAATGACCCTTCTAAGTTGGCTGCTATGGCTCTCGATCGGTGAATTGCAGGCATATCAGACCCA contains:
- a CDS encoding baeRF7 domain-containing protein → MDRFTRKELDKLLAYRGDVVLTITMPTHRTGGPELREDRIRFKNLLNEAQGQLEEFNADESVQKTTLRPLVELQDDENFWEHQGDGLVAFVGVKSGEADLFATYRMPVEFESRCVVDHRPDVAPLVQVVQGDGRYFVLAVSPNRVRLFEGSRFGLTEIEHAAMPENLVEALRIDEYKEHLQFHSVGADSSGGDAIYHGQGGSDLDRRKATELTSYFRRIDDALAEALGTGEAPLVFAGVEYLYPIFKEATRYSALLDEPVAGNPDDLSAQDLFEKAWPLVHQQYRTGLDEKLERLSKAVTTDLGETDPDKVFASSLDGAVETLYVSKKAWISGQADDSNRVLIRTGEAGEAGTSSSRGEHRNAIEDIVNRVLQYGGTVYYVEPEDLPESSELAAQYRYPVAEQVASS